A genomic window from Silene latifolia isolate original U9 population chromosome Y, ASM4854445v1, whole genome shotgun sequence includes:
- the LOC141633420 gene encoding uncharacterized protein LOC141633420 translates to MVSGNDPVESLLNSIQVVKDLFSPLEAGFKKATKEFESIWLGSNKVSCYAELLGHLNSSGKISSNKNCKVHESLLRITPSSCTCCEGGSKSPSVKTPIRSVLGVLSPKCGSSDHKVNVMKKRSKERDYPQKDGSCSNCMQFARTWSLFLDGFVQAFHAPFEFGKKRCSKVVDEGKVLSSLACPPSSAFSCDLKKGETEKGLFFMMLPTEDHKCAEGKLLSFELLVGLIFDHLIQNLQKLDHGAKRKEEKVYDSPLTDPSPAIHVDNWKAVTSIIEGKKAYMNDFLGNLNFARVGEVASTHAGVVSPVNEDGDDGETSRINEESSAMAPKFDTAVATLSKIKPTASN, encoded by the coding sequence ATGGTGTCTGGAAATGACCCTGTTGAATCATTATTGAATTCCATTCAAGTTGTTAAGGACTTGTTTTCGCCATTAGAAGCTGGTTTCAAGAAGGCTACCAAAGAGTTTGAGTCTATTTGGTTGGGTTCCAACAAGGTTTCCTGTTATGCGGAACTGTTAGGGCATTTGAATTCTTCTGGTAAAATTAGCAGCAATAAGAACTGTAAGGTACACGAGTCATTGTTGAGGATCACTCCTTCCTCTTGTACTTGTTGCGAGGGTGGGAGTAAAAGCCCGTCAGTAAAGACTCCAATTAGGTCAGTATTAGGAGTGCTGTCGCCAAAATGTGGGAGCTCTGATCATAAGGTCAATGTGATGAAAAAACGGTCAAAAGAAAGGGATTACCCTCAAAAAGATGGCTCATGTTCCAATTGTATGCAGTTTGCTAGAACGTGGTCTTTGTTCCTTGATGGTTTTGTCCAGGCTTTTCATGCCCCCTTTGAGTTTGGAAAAAAACGGTGCTCAAAAGTCGTCGATGAGGGAAAAGTTCTCTCTTCACTTGCTTGTCCACCCAGTTCCGCATTCTCGTGTGATTTGAAGAAAGGAGAAACAGAAAAGGGCTTGTTTTTTATGATGCTGCCGACTGAGGATCATAAATGCGCAGAGGGGAAACTGCTAAGCTTTGAACTATTAGTAGGTCTCATTTTTGACCACTTAATTCAAAATCTTCAAAAGCTTGACCATGGTGCTAAACGAAAGGAGGAAAAAGTTTATGATTCTCCATTGACTGATCCTTCACCAGCCATTCACGTTGATAATTGGAAAGCGGTAACCAGTATCATAGAGGGTAAAAAGGCATATATGAATGATTTTTTGGGGAATCTAAATTTTGCGAGGGTGGGTGAAGTAGCATCTACTCATGCTGGAGTTGTTTCTCCCGTGAATGAAGATGGGGATGATGGTGAGACTTCTAGGATTAATGAAGAATCctcggcaatggcgccaaaatttgacacggctgtcgcaaccctatcaaaaataaaaccaaccgccTCTAACTAA
- the LOC141632846 gene encoding uncharacterized protein LOC141632846 produces MPEKPASTKRIKVTASQKTPIKKVETEKLSKPTPQKEVKASHEHEKAEVTKESNVTKKSKIAPTKKVQTEKLSIPTKAKAREDTAKNVGQVTETVAKKVPTEKATNTPTKKVPKPATFSTEHTTNPPIQQTKNEPQTATKKELKVTMQRALKKPTEKATKKPTEKTATAPTEKATTAPTEKAVKVPTVKVATQASKAVGKKATEKLPKHVAVTKVQPQKTTMAKSTKLPKDVATEKTSNKRSENTTEKKGIII; encoded by the exons ATGCCGGAGAAACCAGCTAGTACAAAGAGGATTAAAGTTACAGCATCACAGAAGACACCAATCAAGAAGGTTGAGACAGAGAAATTGTCAAAGCCGACACCACAGAAGGAAGTCAAAGCTTCTCATGAGCATGA GAAAGCAGAGGTGACCAAGGAATCAAATGTGACAAAGAAGAGTAAAATTGCACCAACCAAGAAGGTACAGACAGAGAAGCTGTCAATTCCAACAAAAGCGAAGGCGAGGGAAGATACTGCTAAGAATGTGGGTCAGGTAACAGAGACTGTTGCAAAGAAGGTGCCGACTGAAAAGGCAACAAATACTCCTACCAAAAAGGTACCTAAACCAGCGACATTTTCAACAGAGCATACAACGAATCCGCCAATCCAGCAAACTAAAAATGAACCACAAACGGCAACGAAAAAGGAATTGAAGGTGACAATGCAGAGGGCACTGAAGAAGCCGACAGAAAAAGCAACAAAAAAGCCAACGGAGAAGACAGCAACTGCACCAACGGAGAAGGCAACAACTGCACCAACCGAAAAGGCAGTGAAGGTACCAACAGTGAAGGTAGCAACGCAGGCATCAAAGGCGGTGGGAAAGAAGGCAACAGAAAAGTTGCCCAAACATGTTGCTGTAACAAAGGTGCAGCCCCAGAAGACAACAATGGCAAAATCTACGAAGTTGCCAAAAGATGTGGCAACAGAAAAGACATCAAACAAAAGAAGTGAAAACACAACAGAGAAGAAGggaattattatttaa